In one Pseudomonadota bacterium genomic region, the following are encoded:
- a CDS encoding Rieske (2Fe-2S) protein — protein sequence MTAEPTLRRRTLLHALIAVGGAAISGLMAIPGVSYLLDPLLRGRKDHGRWIRVADLSTLDEDVPVSAAVVGEQVDAWTRFPETRLGTVWLRRLGKDSVQALTAECPHLGCAIAFDKDNKHYKCPCHDSAFTREGDVKGGPSPRGMDPLEVRVKDDQVHVRFVRFRPQVRERVEVG from the coding sequence CACGTTACGCCGTAGGACACTACTTCACGCGCTCATCGCCGTTGGGGGCGCGGCGATCAGCGGCTTGATGGCAATTCCAGGAGTCTCCTATCTCCTCGATCCCTTGCTCAGGGGTCGCAAGGACCACGGTCGCTGGATTCGGGTCGCCGACTTGTCCACCCTGGATGAGGATGTTCCCGTTTCGGCAGCTGTCGTAGGCGAGCAGGTCGACGCCTGGACCAGGTTTCCCGAGACCAGGTTGGGAACGGTCTGGCTGCGTCGTCTGGGCAAGGATAGCGTCCAGGCCCTGACGGCAGAGTGCCCCCACCTCGGCTGCGCGATCGCGTTTGACAAGGACAACAAGCACTACAAGTGCCCCTGCCACGATAGCGCATTTACGAGGGAGGGCGATGTCAAGGGCGGACCGTCTCCCCGTGGCATGGACCCGCTCGAGGTTCGCGTCAAGGACGACCAGGTGCACGTTCGCTTCGTACGCTTTCGTCCCCAGGTGCGCGAGCGTGTGGAGGTTGGCTGA